In Scomber scombrus chromosome 17, fScoSco1.1, whole genome shotgun sequence, the following proteins share a genomic window:
- the LOC133998012 gene encoding NLR family CARD domain-containing protein 3-like codes for MDHRGIRLNVAASPGYSVLGSGTKKQYRPDSAGSTRPSVKNLRLKFESMKFSDGHKSADQRIHQQRPDSPEPSCVSMKSDWSRGGLIDFKHGHQSADQRIHQQRPDSPEPSCVSMKSDWSMDGLIDFKHGHQSADQRVHQQNPEVLSGPSVQLHQTHLDSIFMLLEKNISRFVTKELKKMQKGLSPDYPECLECQSEDDEELDGEEEEQRRSSREAFLKITLHFLRRMKQEELADRLQSKTRAAQCRYKLKSNLQKKFQCVFEGIAKAGNPTLLNQIYTPLYITEGGTAEVNDEHEVRQIETASRKPDRPETTIRHEDFFKASPQRDEPIRTVMTKGVAGIGKTVLTQKFTLDWAEDKANQDIHFTFPFTFRELNVVKEKKYSLVELVHHFFPETKEAGICRFEEFQVVFIFDGLDECRLPLDFLNNVILTDVTESTSVDVLLTNLIRGKLLPSARLWITTRPAASNQIPPECIGMVTEVRGFTDPQKDEYFRKRFRAKEQASTIISHIKTSRSLHIMCHIPVFCWITATVLEDVLKSREGGELPKTLTEMYIHSLVVQCKLKNVKYDGGAETDPNWNKKNRKMIESLGKLAFEQLQKGNLIFYESDLTECGIDIRAASVYSGVFTQVFKEERGLYQDNVFCFVHLSVQEFLAALHVHLTFIKSGVNLLAGEQTTSWSDVFRGKSKRFYQKRSCAALSSALSSQSSSLRELDLSDNNLENSGVKQLSAGLKRFWYLYD; via the exons ATGGATCATAGAGGCATCCGGTTGAATGTCGCTGCTTCCCCCGGTTATAGCGTGCTAGGCTCCGG aaCAAAGAAGCAGTACAGACCAGACTCTGCTGGATCCACCCGGCCGTCTGTCAAGAATCTGCGGTTGAAGTTTGAATCTATGAAGTTCAGCGATGGACATAAATCTGCTGATCAGAG GATCCATCAGCAGAGACCAGattctcctgaacccagctgtgtgtccatgaagagtgactggtctagaGGTGGACTTATTGACTTCAAACATGGACATCAGTCtgctgatcagag GATCCATCAGCAGAGACCAGattctcctgaacccagctgtgtgtccatgaagagtgactggtctatggaTGGACTTATTGACTTCAAACATGGACATCAGTCTGCTGATCAGAG AGTTCATCAGCAGAACCCAGAGGTTCTCAGTGGTCCGTCTGTCCAGCTGCATCAAACAcacctggactccatatttatg ctgctggagaagaacatcagcaggtttgtgacgaaagagctgaagaagatgcagaagggtctgagtccagattacccagaatgcttagagtgtcagagtgaggatgatgaggagttggatggtgaggaggaagaacagaggaggagcagcagagaggcatttctgaagatcacactgcacttcctgaggagaatgaagcaggaggagctggctgaccgtctgcagagca aaACTCGTGCTGCACAGTGTCGAtataaactcaagtctaacctgcagaagaagttccagtgtgtgtttgaggggatcgctaaagcaggaaacccaacccttctaaatcagatctacacaccgctctacatcacagagggggggactgcagaggtcaatgatgaacacgaggtcagacagattgaaacagcatccaggaaaccagatagaccagaaacaacaatcaggcaTGAAGActtctttaaagcctcacctcaaagagatgaaccaatcagaacagtgatgacaaagggagtggctggcattgggaaaacagtcttaacacagaagttcactctggactgggctgaagacaaagccaaccaggacatacacttcacatttccattcactttcagagagctgaatgtggtgaaagagaaaaagtacagcttggtggaacttgttcatcacttctttcctgaaaccaaagaagcaggaatctgcaggtttgaagagttccaggttgtgttcatctttgacggtctggatgagtgtcgacttcctctggacttccttAACAATgtgatcctgactgatgttacagagtccacctcagtggatgtgctgctgacaaacctcatcagggggaaactgcttccctctgctcgcctctggataaccacacgacctgcagcatccaatcagatccctcctgagtgtatcggcatggtgacagaggtcagaggtttcactgacccacagaaggatgagtacttcaggaagagattcagagctaaggagcaggccagcactatcatctcccacatcaagacctcacgaagcctccacatcatgtgccacatcccagtcttctgctggatcactgctacagttctggaagatgtgttgaaaagcagagagggaggagagctgcccaagaccctgactgagatgtacattcACTCCCTGGTGGTTCAGTGCAAACTGAAGAAcgtcaagtatgatggaggagctgagacagatccaaaCTGGAATAAGAAgaacaggaagatgattgagtctctgggaaaactggcttttgagcagttgcagaaaggcaacctgatcttctatgaatcagacctgacagagtgtggcatcgatatcagagcagcctcagtgtactcaggagtgttcacacaggtctttaaagaggagagaggtctGTACCAGGACAatgtgttctgcttcgtccatctgagtgttcaggagtttctggctgctcttcatgtccatctgacattcatcaagtctggagtcaatctgctggcaggAGAACAAACAACATCGTGGTCTGATGTGTTCAGAGGCAAATCAAAacgtttctaccaga agagaagctgtgcagcccTGTCTTCTgctctcagctcccagtcctctagtctgagagagctggacctgagtgaCAACAACCTGGAGAATTCAGGGGTGAAGCAGttgtctgctggactgaaga GATTCTGGTActtatatgattaa